One genomic window of Comamonas serinivorans includes the following:
- a CDS encoding Bug family tripartite tricarboxylate transporter substrate binding protein — MNTSRLNRRHGLLAALAGLALVAAGPAAAQSGQPIKLVVGYAAGGPVDASARLFAVEWSKVLGQTVVVENRVGAGGAIGGESVVKARPDGLTVFYGASPTMTISPHVLPSMPFKPATDLTPVAPVLGYTNMLVINKDQPFKTLPELIAYAKANPGKLSYGSAGNGASNHLSGELFAARAGIKMTHVPYKGNAPAMTDVIGGQINMMFDIISTAKTYVDSDKVLPVAVTSKKRNKALPNLPSMEEAGVPNYDVGGWYALFVPNKTDPALIKRYAEASDKVMNSPTMKAKLAELGYDEWHGTAKDVSDRVNRELKLWGEVVKGIQIK; from the coding sequence ATGAACACATCCCGCCTCAACCGCCGTCACGGCCTGCTGGCCGCCCTGGCCGGCCTCGCCCTGGTCGCCGCAGGACCGGCCGCAGCCCAGTCGGGCCAGCCGATCAAGCTCGTCGTGGGCTACGCGGCCGGCGGTCCCGTGGATGCCTCGGCGCGCCTGTTTGCCGTGGAGTGGAGCAAGGTCCTGGGCCAGACGGTGGTGGTGGAAAACCGCGTGGGCGCCGGCGGCGCCATCGGCGGCGAGTCGGTCGTCAAGGCCAGGCCCGACGGCCTGACGGTGTTCTATGGCGCCAGCCCCACCATGACCATCAGCCCGCACGTGCTGCCCAGCATGCCCTTCAAGCCGGCCACCGACCTCACGCCCGTGGCACCCGTGCTGGGCTACACCAACATGCTGGTGATCAACAAGGACCAGCCGTTCAAGACCCTGCCCGAGCTGATCGCCTACGCCAAGGCCAACCCCGGCAAGCTGTCGTACGGCTCGGCCGGCAACGGCGCCTCCAACCACCTGAGCGGTGAGCTGTTCGCCGCGCGCGCCGGCATCAAGATGACGCACGTGCCCTACAAGGGCAACGCACCGGCCATGACGGACGTGATCGGCGGCCAGATCAACATGATGTTCGACATCATCTCCACCGCCAAAACCTACGTGGACAGCGACAAGGTGCTGCCCGTGGCCGTGACCTCCAAGAAGCGCAACAAGGCCCTGCCCAACCTGCCGAGCATGGAAGAGGCCGGCGTGCCCAACTACGACGTGGGGGGCTGGTATGCCCTGTTCGTGCCCAACAAGACCGACCCGGCCCTGATCAAGCGCTACGCCGAAGCGAGCGACAAGGTCATGAACTCGCCCACCATGAAGGCCAAGCTGGCCGAGCTGGGCTACGACGAATGGCATGGCACGGCCAAGGACGTGAGCGACCGCGTCAACCGCGAGCTCAAGCTCTGGGGCGAGGTGGTCAAGGGCATCCAGATCAAGTGA
- a CDS encoding metallophosphoesterase: MRIQLLSDLHLEVNLDFQPEPAPDADLLVLAGDIGSYQPRSRLPEVGDTRFGLARFSPKPEFAGWPTPVAYLPGNHEFDGLDHDETLARLRRVCDELGLIWLDRSELVLDGVRLLGDTLWSDYDAVALHEAGQGEAHQWQARHKAFSAAEHYLRFADARRHGEPLLAPQMRELALESQAWLHQALQRPHAGQTVVVTHFAPSLRSADPRFGITPGTAGFCNALDDWFPLTDFWLHGHVHCAHDYQVGRCRVVCNPLGYASKGEQVAFDPVCVVEV; this comes from the coding sequence ATGCGCATTCAACTGCTGTCTGACCTGCACCTGGAGGTCAACCTCGATTTCCAGCCCGAACCCGCACCGGACGCCGACCTGCTGGTGCTGGCCGGCGACATCGGCTCGTACCAGCCGCGTTCACGCCTGCCCGAGGTGGGCGACACCCGGTTTGGCCTGGCGCGCTTTTCGCCCAAGCCCGAGTTTGCCGGCTGGCCCACGCCGGTGGCCTACCTGCCGGGCAACCACGAATTCGACGGCCTGGACCACGACGAGACCCTGGCGCGCCTGCGCCGGGTGTGCGACGAGCTGGGCTTGATCTGGCTGGACCGCAGCGAACTGGTGCTGGACGGTGTGCGGTTGCTGGGCGACACGCTGTGGAGCGACTACGACGCCGTGGCCCTGCATGAAGCGGGACAGGGCGAGGCGCACCAGTGGCAGGCCCGGCACAAGGCGTTTTCGGCCGCCGAGCACTATCTGCGGTTTGCCGATGCGCGCCGCCATGGCGAGCCACTGCTGGCGCCGCAGATGCGCGAGCTGGCGCTGGAGAGCCAGGCCTGGCTGCACCAGGCGCTGCAGCGTCCGCATGCGGGCCAGACGGTGGTGGTCACGCATTTCGCCCCCAGCCTGCGCAGCGCCGATCCGCGCTTTGGCATCACCCCGGGCACGGCCGGCTTTTGCAACGCACTGGACGACTGGTTTCCCTTGACCGACTTCTGGCTGCACGGCCACGTGCACTGCGCGCACGACTACCAGGTCGGCCGCTGTCGCGTGGTCTGCAACCCGCTGGGCTATGCCAGCAAGGGCGAGCAGGTGGCGTTCGACCCGGTGTGCGTGGTCGAGGTGTGA
- the metX gene encoding homoserine O-acetyltransferase MetX: protein MPDLIATPQFMRFDQALALTNGQSLSGYTLAYETYGQLNASKSNAVLICHALNASHHVAGVYADQPKSEGWWDNMIGPGKSVDTNRFFVIGINNPGSCFGSTGPRDVNPATGQAWGADFPVLTVEDWVNAQARLLDQLGIAQLAAVMGGSLGGMQALSWTLQHPDRVRHAVVIASAPNLSAENIAFNEVARRAIVTDPDFHDGHFYAHGVVPRRGLRIARMIGHITYLSDGVMDEKFGRELVAPTLPAARGSLPLNRASPEGAGAALPEGADLTQGDSAPAATAAARDALATGTDPASDAGAAADPGAALRALVAASPGYKFSTQDIEFQIESYLRYQGDKFSDYFDANTYLLITRALDYFDPARAFGGNLTAALARASCKFMLVSFTTDWRFSPLRSREIVKALLDNRRDVSYAEIDAPHGHDAFLLDDPRYLDAVRAYFHRIPTP from the coding sequence ATGCCCGATTTGATTGCCACGCCGCAGTTCATGCGCTTTGACCAGGCGCTGGCGTTGACCAACGGCCAGTCCCTGTCCGGCTACACGCTGGCCTACGAAACCTACGGCCAGCTCAACGCGAGCAAGAGCAACGCCGTGCTGATCTGCCACGCGCTCAACGCCTCGCACCACGTGGCCGGCGTCTACGCCGACCAGCCCAAATCCGAGGGCTGGTGGGACAACATGATCGGCCCCGGCAAGTCGGTCGACACCAACCGCTTCTTCGTCATCGGCATCAACAACCCCGGCTCGTGCTTTGGCTCCACCGGCCCGCGCGACGTCAACCCCGCCACTGGCCAGGCCTGGGGCGCCGATTTCCCCGTGCTGACGGTGGAAGACTGGGTCAACGCGCAGGCGCGTCTGCTCGACCAACTCGGCATCGCGCAGCTGGCTGCCGTCATGGGCGGCTCGCTGGGCGGCATGCAGGCGCTGAGCTGGACGCTGCAGCACCCCGACCGCGTGCGCCATGCCGTCGTCATCGCCAGCGCCCCCAACCTCTCGGCCGAGAACATCGCCTTCAACGAGGTGGCGCGCCGCGCCATCGTGACCGACCCCGACTTCCACGACGGCCACTTCTACGCCCATGGCGTGGTGCCGCGCCGCGGCCTGCGCATCGCCCGCATGATCGGCCACATCACCTACCTGAGCGATGGCGTGATGGATGAGAAGTTCGGACGGGAGCTTGTGGCCCCCACGCTCCCCGCTGCGCGTGGTTCGCTGCCCCTGAACCGGGCGTCCCCCGAGGGGGCTGGCGCCGCGCTGCCCGAGGGGGCTGATCTGACTCAGGGCGACTCAGCGCCGGCGGCCACGGCTGCTGCGCGTGACGCGCTCGCCACCGGGACGGATCCGGCCTCCGATGCCGGAGCGGCGGCCGACCCTGGCGCGGCGCTGCGGGCGCTGGTGGCGGCCAGCCCGGGCTACAAGTTCAGCACGCAGGACATCGAGTTCCAGATCGAGAGCTACCTGCGCTACCAGGGCGACAAGTTCAGCGACTACTTCGACGCCAACACCTACCTGCTGATCACGCGCGCGCTCGACTACTTCGACCCCGCGCGCGCGTTCGGCGGCAACCTCACGGCCGCGCTGGCCCGCGCGAGCTGCAAGTTCATGCTCGTGAGCTTCACCACCGACTGGCGCTTCTCGCCGCTGCGCAGCCGCGAAATCGTCAAGGCCCTGCTCGACAACCGGCGCGACGTGAGCTACGCCGAGATCGACGCGCCGCATGGCCACGACGCCTTCTTGCTCGACGACCCACGCTACCTGGACGCCGTGCGCGCCTATTTCCACCGCATCCCCACCCCGTGA
- the metW gene encoding methionine biosynthesis protein MetW, whose amino-acid sequence MSDADLVQSIARLVPARSHVLDLGCGDGALLELLMRQHQCTGYGIEYDDAKVLACMQRGVNVLQLNLLHGLKTFADQSFDVVLQIDTLQHLRNAETMLRETARVGRIGVVAFPNFAHWPNRLSVLRGRMPVNARLPYEWYDTPNIRVGTFADFEVLAKKNGLRILDAFGLQDGREVRTWPNALAGTAVFKLQRH is encoded by the coding sequence ATGAGTGACGCCGACCTCGTTCAATCCATCGCGCGCCTCGTGCCGGCGCGCTCCCACGTGCTCGACCTGGGCTGCGGCGACGGCGCCTTGCTCGAGCTGCTGATGCGCCAGCACCAGTGCACGGGCTATGGCATCGAGTACGACGACGCCAAGGTGCTGGCCTGCATGCAGCGCGGCGTCAACGTGCTGCAGCTGAACCTGCTGCATGGCCTGAAGACCTTCGCCGACCAGTCCTTCGACGTGGTGCTGCAGATCGACACGCTGCAGCACCTGCGCAACGCCGAAACCATGCTGCGCGAGACGGCGCGCGTGGGCCGCATCGGCGTGGTTGCCTTCCCCAACTTCGCGCACTGGCCCAACCGCCTGTCGGTGCTGCGCGGGCGCATGCCGGTGAACGCGCGCCTGCCCTACGAGTGGTACGACACGCCCAACATCCGCGTCGGCACCTTTGCCGATTTCGAGGTGCTGGCGAAGAAGAACGGCCTGCGCATCCTCGACGCCTTTGGCCTGCAGGACGGCCGCGAGGTGCGCACCTGGCCCAACGCCCTGGCGGGCACGGCCGTGTTCAAGCTGCAGCGCCATTGA
- a CDS encoding hydroxypyruvate isomerase family protein: MPKFAANLSTLYPELPFLDRIAAAAADGFDAVECQLPYDWPAEVLAERLAAAGLPLVLFNAPPAGTDAASIARAWADGARGLAALATPSSGREAEFQAGIALALHYAQVLRCPRIHVMSGLLPSDQPNTPHDTWVHNLRWAADRAAPLGIDLLIEPINGKRDMPGYALQHQASAHALIEAVNRPNLRLQLDLYHCQIMDGDLAHHLQHAAARNHLGHVQIAGVPSRHEPDVGEVNFAHLLQLLDALGPEVRWSGYVGAEYRPARGAVPQGTHDGLGWLRAARSAPSAPLAAR, translated from the coding sequence ATGCCGAAATTCGCCGCCAACCTCAGCACGCTGTACCCCGAGCTGCCCTTCCTGGACCGCATCGCCGCGGCCGCGGCCGATGGCTTTGACGCCGTGGAATGCCAGCTGCCCTACGACTGGCCGGCCGAGGTCCTGGCCGAACGGCTGGCCGCCGCCGGCCTGCCGCTGGTGCTGTTCAACGCGCCGCCGGCCGGCACCGATGCGGCCAGCATCGCCCGGGCCTGGGCCGACGGCGCGCGCGGCCTGGCCGCCTTGGCCACCCCCTCGTCCGGACGCGAAGCCGAGTTTCAGGCCGGCATCGCGCTGGCCCTGCACTACGCCCAGGTGCTGCGCTGCCCGCGCATCCACGTGATGAGCGGCCTGCTGCCGAGCGACCAGCCGAACACCCCGCACGACACCTGGGTGCACAACCTGCGCTGGGCCGCCGACCGCGCCGCGCCACTGGGCATCGACCTCCTCATCGAGCCCATCAACGGCAAGCGCGACATGCCGGGCTACGCCCTGCAGCACCAGGCCAGCGCCCACGCCCTGATCGAGGCCGTGAACCGGCCCAACCTGCGCCTGCAGCTGGACCTCTACCACTGCCAGATCATGGACGGCGACCTGGCCCACCACCTGCAGCACGCCGCGGCCCGCAACCACCTGGGCCACGTGCAGATCGCCGGCGTGCCCAGCCGGCACGAGCCCGATGTCGGCGAGGTGAACTTCGCCCACCTGCTGCAGCTGCTGGACGCGCTGGGGCCCGAGGTGCGCTGGTCGGGCTACGTGGGCGCCGAATACCGCCCCGCGCGCGGCGCCGTGCCCCAGGGCACTCACGATGGCCTAGGCTGGCTGCGCGCCGCCCGCAGCGCGCCATCGGCGCCCTTGGCGGCCAGGTGA
- a CDS encoding M20 family metallopeptidase, which produces MNARLPAQALNTDDLLTHVSAAWDGDIVQQLSDYIAIPAKSPAFDADWQQHGHLDTVVRNAAQWVEAQRVEGLTLEVLRLEGRTPVLFFEVPARGRAAEASAQTVVMYGHLDKQPEFTGWRNDLGPWTPRYIDGKLYGRGGADDGYAVYASIAAIQALHAQNASHPRIVGLIESCEESGSADLLPYLDALRPRLGDVGLVVCLDSGAGNYDQLWLTTSLRGMASGTLKVQVLTEGVHSGAASGVVASSFRILRHVLDRLEDSATGRLLPGPLHVEIPAERVDQARATAEILGDAVFKNYPWVHYDCAGDARVALPMGTDRTELILNRTWRPTLSVIGADGFPAWKDSGNVLRPWTAFKLSLRLPPTLEASTAVQLVKQLLEDNAPYEARVTFEPDGFANGWNAPAMAPWFVRAMDAASRASFGAPCGYIGEGGTIPLMSMLTRGFPQAQMMVCGVLGPKSNAHGPNEFLHVPYARRLTAAVAQVVTAMP; this is translated from the coding sequence ATGAACGCCCGCCTGCCCGCCCAAGCCCTGAACACCGATGACCTGCTGACCCACGTCAGCGCCGCGTGGGACGGCGACATCGTGCAACAGCTGTCCGACTACATCGCGATTCCGGCCAAATCGCCCGCCTTCGACGCCGACTGGCAGCAGCACGGCCACCTGGACACGGTGGTGCGCAACGCCGCGCAGTGGGTGGAGGCGCAACGCGTCGAGGGCCTGACGCTGGAGGTCCTGCGCCTGGAGGGCCGCACGCCCGTGCTCTTCTTTGAAGTGCCCGCGCGCGGCCGCGCGGCCGAGGCCAGCGCGCAGACCGTGGTCATGTACGGCCACCTGGACAAGCAGCCCGAGTTCACCGGCTGGCGCAACGACCTGGGCCCGTGGACGCCGCGGTACATCGACGGCAAGCTGTACGGCCGCGGCGGCGCCGACGACGGCTATGCGGTCTACGCCAGCATCGCCGCCATCCAGGCCCTGCACGCCCAGAACGCCTCGCACCCGCGCATCGTGGGCCTGATCGAGAGCTGCGAGGAAAGCGGCTCGGCCGACCTGCTGCCCTACCTCGACGCGCTGCGCCCGCGTCTGGGTGATGTGGGCCTGGTGGTCTGCCTGGACAGCGGCGCCGGCAACTACGACCAGCTGTGGCTGACCACCAGCCTGCGCGGCATGGCCAGCGGCACGCTGAAGGTGCAGGTGCTGACCGAGGGCGTGCATTCGGGCGCGGCGTCGGGTGTGGTGGCCAGCAGCTTCCGCATCCTGCGCCACGTGCTGGACCGCCTGGAAGACAGTGCCACCGGCCGCCTGCTGCCGGGCCCGCTGCACGTCGAGATTCCGGCCGAACGCGTCGACCAGGCCCGCGCCACGGCCGAGATCCTGGGCGACGCCGTGTTCAAGAACTACCCCTGGGTGCATTACGACTGCGCCGGCGACGCGCGCGTCGCCCTGCCCATGGGCACGGACCGCACCGAACTCATCCTGAACCGCACCTGGCGGCCCACGCTCAGCGTCATCGGTGCCGACGGCTTCCCGGCCTGGAAGGATTCGGGCAACGTGCTGCGGCCCTGGACGGCCTTCAAGCTGAGCCTGCGCCTGCCGCCCACGCTGGAGGCCAGCACCGCCGTGCAGCTGGTCAAGCAGCTGCTGGAAGACAACGCACCCTACGAAGCACGCGTCACCTTCGAGCCCGACGGCTTCGCCAATGGCTGGAACGCGCCCGCCATGGCGCCCTGGTTCGTGCGGGCCATGGACGCCGCCAGCCGCGCCAGCTTTGGCGCCCCCTGCGGCTACATCGGCGAAGGCGGCACCATCCCGCTCATGAGCATGCTGACCCGGGGCTTCCCGCAGGCGCAGATGATGGTCTGCGGCGTGCTGGGCCCCAAGAGCAACGCGCACGGCCCCAACGAATTCCTGCACGTGCCCTACGCGCGCCGCCTGACGGCCGCCGTGGCCCAGGTGGTCACGGCCATGCCTTGA
- a CDS encoding 3-deoxy-7-phosphoheptulonate synthase: MTSAHEHHTKTANAESLHTLDHTRTDGLRVSSVRPLISPALLQEKWPASEAVQSVVERSRNAISDVLHGRDDRLVVVVGPCSIHDHAEAIAYANLLRPEMERHARDLIVVMRVYFEKPRTTVGWKGYINDPRLDGSFAINEGVERARELLLDIIGRELPVAVEYLDLISPQFISDLVSWGAIGARTTESQSHRQLASGLSCPVGFKNGTDGGVKVAADAIVAAQAPHAFLGLTKMGQSAIFETRGNHDTHIILRGGKVPNYSRADVDAACAELKKSGLTEQVMIDFSHANSSKQHLKQIEVGADVAGQIAAGDARIMGVMIESHLNEGRQDIVPGQKLKPGVSVTDACISFAQTVPLLTQLAQAVQARRKARG, encoded by the coding sequence ATGACCTCCGCACACGAGCACCACACGAAGACGGCCAACGCCGAATCCCTGCACACGCTGGACCACACGCGCACCGACGGGCTGCGGGTGAGCTCGGTGCGGCCCCTCATCAGCCCTGCGCTGCTGCAGGAAAAGTGGCCCGCCAGCGAGGCCGTGCAAAGCGTGGTCGAGCGCAGCCGCAACGCCATCTCGGACGTGCTGCACGGCCGTGACGACCGGCTGGTGGTCGTGGTCGGTCCCTGCTCCATCCACGACCATGCCGAGGCCATCGCCTACGCCAACCTGCTGCGCCCCGAGATGGAACGCCACGCACGCGACCTCATCGTGGTCATGCGCGTGTACTTCGAGAAGCCGCGCACCACCGTCGGCTGGAAGGGCTACATCAACGACCCGCGCCTGGACGGCAGCTTTGCCATCAACGAAGGCGTGGAGCGCGCGCGCGAGCTGCTGCTGGACATCATCGGGCGCGAGCTGCCCGTGGCCGTCGAGTACCTGGACCTCATCAGCCCGCAGTTCATCAGCGACCTGGTGAGCTGGGGCGCCATCGGCGCGCGCACCACCGAAAGCCAGAGCCACCGCCAGCTGGCCAGTGGCTTGAGCTGCCCCGTGGGCTTCAAGAACGGCACCGACGGCGGCGTCAAGGTGGCGGCCGACGCCATCGTGGCCGCCCAGGCGCCGCACGCTTTCCTGGGCCTGACCAAGATGGGCCAGAGTGCCATCTTCGAAACGCGCGGCAACCACGACACGCACATCATCCTGCGCGGCGGCAAGGTCCCCAACTACAGCCGGGCCGACGTGGACGCCGCCTGCGCCGAGCTGAAGAAGTCGGGCCTGACCGAGCAGGTGATGATCGACTTCTCGCACGCCAACAGCAGCAAGCAGCACCTCAAGCAGATCGAGGTCGGCGCCGATGTGGCCGGTCAGATCGCCGCGGGCGACGCGCGCATCATGGGCGTGATGATCGAGAGCCACCTGAACGAAGGCCGGCAGGACATCGTGCCCGGCCAGAAGCTCAAGCCCGGTGTCTCCGTCACCGACGCCTGCATCAGCTTCGCGCAAACCGTGCCGCTGCTGACCCAGCTGGCCCAGGCTGTGCAGGCCAGGCGCAAAGCGCGCGGCTGA
- a CDS encoding TlpA disulfide reductase family protein, which yields MTWSIPLGPLVLPAQFLLLCLSAGLGLWLGERRARRAGGSVERELRWALLVGVVVARLAFVAQHREAYLAQPWSMFDIRDGGWSPWPGLAAAWFCGVMVTRRPSAKRRPVVLGLGVASTLWVVGVAGLLLASPSVQRLPAFSSLTMQGERVDLGQLTGQPTVINLWATWCPPCRREMPVLARAQAERPGVRFIFLNQGEAPATVARYLQAEGLDLRNVVLDLKAEVGRHYGSGGLPLTLFFDAQGRLQASRMGELSRATLQQHLQAIGVR from the coding sequence ATGACGTGGTCGATTCCCCTGGGGCCGCTGGTGCTGCCCGCGCAATTCCTGCTGCTGTGCCTGTCGGCCGGACTGGGCCTGTGGCTGGGCGAGCGCCGTGCCCGGCGCGCCGGTGGCTCGGTCGAGCGGGAGTTGCGGTGGGCATTGCTGGTGGGCGTGGTCGTGGCGCGGCTGGCCTTTGTCGCGCAGCACCGCGAGGCCTACCTGGCGCAGCCCTGGAGCATGTTCGACATCCGCGATGGCGGCTGGTCGCCCTGGCCGGGTTTGGCGGCGGCCTGGTTCTGCGGCGTGATGGTCACGCGCAGGCCCAGCGCCAAGCGGCGGCCCGTGGTGCTGGGCCTGGGTGTGGCCAGCACGCTCTGGGTGGTCGGCGTGGCCGGCCTGCTGCTGGCCTCGCCCAGCGTGCAGCGCCTGCCCGCCTTCAGCAGCCTGACCATGCAGGGCGAGCGCGTGGACCTGGGGCAGCTCACCGGCCAGCCCACGGTCATCAACCTGTGGGCCACCTGGTGCCCGCCGTGCCGGCGCGAGATGCCGGTGCTGGCCCGCGCGCAGGCCGAGCGGCCCGGCGTGCGGTTCATCTTCCTCAACCAGGGTGAGGCGCCGGCAACGGTTGCGCGCTACCTGCAGGCCGAGGGCCTGGACCTGCGCAACGTGGTGCTGGACCTCAAGGCCGAGGTGGGCCGCCACTACGGCTCGGGCGGCTTGCCGCTGACCCTGTTCTTCGATGCCCAGGGCCGCTTGCAGGCCAGCCGCATGGGCGAGCTGTCGCGGGCCACGCTGCAGCAGCACCTGCAGGCCATCGGCGTGCGGTGA
- a CDS encoding Bug family tripartite tricarboxylate transporter substrate binding protein encodes MQRRHLLQALAASALPLSASLARADAGPVRLIVPFGAGGVTDLTGRTYGEYMGRAMGQSFIVENKPGAGATIGANFVVKAKPDGQTLLLGTNVTHAINPFLMKAFPYDPLKDLQAVGLFGHNGNVLVVRKDYPVDSFPAFVERAQRMKDEMTYASASIGSSAHMASELLRQSVPGGLAYRHIPFAGPSEAMSALMGGHVDFCFLNIGAAISQVQGNKVKGLAVTTRKRAASLPQIPTIAESGVPGFEVVGWMAAFVPSGTPAARVTALNAALNQVQQDAGLMKILANAAIDPEPWTPAQTTEFVKAEYAKWKRVIEKAGLEKV; translated from the coding sequence ATGCAACGCCGTCACCTGCTGCAGGCCCTGGCTGCCTCAGCGCTTCCCTTGTCTGCCTCACTGGCGCGGGCCGATGCCGGCCCGGTGCGCCTCATCGTGCCGTTTGGCGCCGGCGGGGTGACCGACCTCACCGGCCGCACCTATGGCGAGTACATGGGGCGCGCCATGGGCCAGAGTTTCATCGTCGAGAACAAGCCCGGCGCGGGCGCCACCATCGGCGCCAACTTCGTCGTCAAGGCCAAGCCCGATGGCCAGACGCTGCTGCTGGGCACGAACGTGACGCACGCCATCAACCCCTTTTTGATGAAGGCCTTCCCCTACGACCCGCTGAAGGACCTGCAGGCCGTGGGCCTGTTCGGCCACAACGGCAACGTGCTGGTGGTGCGCAAGGACTACCCGGTGGACAGCTTCCCGGCCTTCGTCGAGCGGGCGCAGCGCATGAAGGACGAGATGACCTACGCCTCGGCCAGCATCGGCAGCTCGGCCCACATGGCCTCGGAGCTGCTGCGCCAGTCGGTGCCGGGCGGCCTGGCCTACCGCCACATCCCCTTTGCCGGCCCCAGCGAGGCCATGAGCGCGCTGATGGGCGGCCACGTGGATTTCTGCTTCCTCAACATCGGGGCGGCCATCTCGCAGGTGCAGGGCAACAAGGTCAAGGGCCTGGCCGTGACGACGCGCAAGCGCGCCGCCTCGCTGCCGCAGATTCCGACCATCGCCGAGTCCGGCGTGCCCGGCTTCGAGGTGGTGGGCTGGATGGCGGCCTTCGTGCCCAGCGGCACGCCCGCTGCCCGGGTCACGGCGCTGAACGCCGCCCTCAACCAGGTGCAGCAGGACGCCGGCCTGATGAAGATCCTGGCCAACGCGGCCATCGACCCCGAACCCTGGACGCCCGCGCAAACCACCGAGTTCGTCAAGGCCGAGTACGCGAAGTGGAAGCGCGTGATCGAGAAGGCCGGCCTCGAGAAGGTGTGA